A DNA window from Drosophila virilis strain 15010-1051.87 chromosome 4, Dvir_AGI_RSII-ME, whole genome shotgun sequence contains the following coding sequences:
- the LOC6628667 gene encoding uncharacterized protein: protein MSQLQYKSHTLVEIAPSEWKTLLELYECKKTESNGYYLIKTHITWLANGDKTDVKCFSLDGDWQNDGTFLMIKHLAFHKEVSFNTLSSNLDRLTNALLCLTAKPEETYLFAAYAQRLLPAVEICRKQLPNLRQETTQTAWYSASKELVATFSTEPPAGIELRGLCLEDAPTVNEIWPHRSAGSVEFVKLLIIHNVSVGAYDEQGKLIAWCLRLPIGSLGLLQVLESHKRLGLGSLMVRYLSKKISEMGDEVLAPVVTENTPSRKMFEKLGFQKIDNVYWTW from the exons ATGTCGCAGCTGCAATATAAATCCCATACTCTGGTTGAGATAGCGCCAAGCGAGTGGAAAACTTTACTCGAACTCTATGAGTGTAAAAAGACGGAATCAAATggatattatttaataaaaacccATATTACTTGGTTGGCCAATGGCGACAAAACTGATGTTAAGTGCTTCTCGCTGGACGGCGACTGGCAAAATGATGGCACTTTCCTAATGATT AAACACTTGGCGTTCCACAAAGAAGTCTCTTTCAATACGCTGAGCTCGAACCTGGATCGCTTGACCAATGCGCTGCTCTGTTTGACAGCCAAGCCCGAGGAGACATACTTGTTCGCTGCCTATGCGCAGCGTCTTCTGCCCGCCGTAGAGATCTGCCGCAAGCAATTGCCGAACTTACGGCAAGAAACCACGCAGACAGCTTGGTACAGTGCCAGCAAAGAGCTGGTGGCTACCTTTTCGACGGA GCCACCTGCTGGAATTGAGCTGCGCGGCTTGTGCTTAGAAGATGCTCCAACCGTAAATGAAATCTGGCCACATCGTTCCGCCGGCTCCGTGGAGTTTGTCAAACTGTTAATAATCCACAACGTTTCGGTGGGCGCCTATGACGAGCAAGGCAAATTGATAGCCTGGTGCTTGAG ATTGCCAATTGGTTCGCTGGGCTTGCTGCAGGTCCTCGAATCCCATAAGCGCCTCGGCCTGGGCAGTTTGATGGTGCGTTACCTATCCAAGAAAATCTCTGAAATGGGCGACGAGGTCCTGGCACCTGTTGTCACGGAAAACACCCCATCgcgaaaaatgtttgaaaagcTGGGCTTTCAAAAAATCGACAACGTTTACTGGACTTGGTAG
- the Glyat gene encoding uncharacterized protein Glyat encodes MLAIARDQWRLLRDLYQSDRTNLTGYDLINSFICLSECGENVEIYVTDANWPKHGSFLLVHSFGNKAEIHLNTLGESLDQLQLLLSSWQLNKRHLFCGYEIRFKHVVEQYWLGKGLSLGQLEHQGTLVYHLPHSEIKQLDLGPISDIKLGSLHIKHAAAVDAHWPYCSNDSLLLIRNLIQHNISAGAFDSEGQLLGWCLRSSHGSLSNLYVLPPHRRRGLASLLVRFMAQEIAATGAEVLATIVFDNEISRKLFDKLGFKHIQDIYWAVVPAS; translated from the exons ATGTTGGCAATCGCTCGCGATCAGTGGAGGCTGCTGAGAGATTTGTATCAAAGCGATCGTACGAATCTAACGGGTTACGACTTAATTAACAGTTTTATCTGTTTGTCAGAGTGTGGTGAAAATGTAGAAATTTATGTGACAGACGCCAATTGGCCGAAACATGGCAGCTTTTTGCTAGTT CACAGTTTTGGCAACAAGGCGGAGATTCACTTGAATACACTGGGCGAATCTTTGGAccagctgcaattgttgctcaGTTCTTGGCAACTAAATAAGAGACATTTGTTTTGCGGTTATGAAATTCGCTTCAAACACGTTGTCGAACAATATTGGCTGGGCAAAGGTTTGAGCTTAGGCCAACTGGAACATCAAGGAACACTTGTATATCATTTGCCACATTCGGAAATCAAACAACTTGATCTGGG CCCAATTTCAGACATCAAATTGGGTTCCTTGCACATAAAACATGCTGCCGCAGTGGATGCCCACTGGCCTTATTGCTCGAATGACTCTTTGTTGTTGATAAGAAATCTCATACAGCATAATATCAGCGCAGGTGCCTTCGACAGCGAGGGACAGCTGCTGGGCTGGTGCTTAAG ATCTTCACACGGCAGCCTAAGTAATTTGTATGTTCTGCCCCCGCACAGACGTCGCGGACTGGCCTCGTTGTTGGTGCGTTTTATGGCTCAGGAAATTGCAGCAACCGGCGCCGAGGTTCTGGCCACAATTGTCTTCGACAATGAAATATCTAGAAAATTGTTTGATAAGCTGGGATTTAAGCATATCCAAGATATATATTGGGCTGTTGTGCCCGCGTCCTGA